From Homo sapiens chromosome 6, GRCh38.p14 Primary Assembly, the proteins below share one genomic window:
- the ZKSCAN4 gene encoding zinc finger protein with KRAB and SCAN domains 4 isoform X4 codes for MCKVVPVGDQGQELLCCKMALLTQTQGSQSSQCQPMKALFKHESLGSQPLHDRVLQVPGLAQGGCCREDAMVASRLTPGSQGLLKMEDVALTLTPGWTQLDSSQVNLYRDEKQENHSSLVSLGGEIQTKSRDLPPVKKLPEKEHGKICHLREDIAQIPTHAEAGEQEGRLQRKQKNAIGSRRHYCHECGKSFAQSSGLTKHRRIHTGEKPYECEDCGKTFIGSSALVIHQRVHTGEKPYECEECGKVFSHSSNLIKHQRTHTGEKPYECDDCGKTFSQSCSLLEHHKIHTGEKPYQCNMCGKAFRRNSHLLRHQRIHGDKNVQNPEHGESWESQGRTESQWENTEAPVSYKCNECERSFTRNRSLIEHQKIHTGEKPYQCDTCGKGFTRTSYLVQHQRSHVGKKTLSQ; via the exons ATGTGCAAAGTG GTTCCCGTTGGTGACCAGGGGCAAGAACTGCTCTGTTGCAAGATGGCACTATTGACACAAACTCAAGGGTCTCAAAGTAGCCAGTGCCAGCCAATGAAGGCTCTGTTCAAGCATGAATCTCTGGGATCCCAGCCCTTACACGATAGAG ttcTCCAGGTTCCTGGGCTTGCCCAGGGAGGGTGCTGCAGAGAAGATGCAATGGTAGCTTCCAGGCTCACTCCAGGGTCCCAG GGTTTGCTGAAAATGGAAGATGTGGCCCTGACCCTCACTCCTGGGTGGACACAGCTGGATTCATCTCAGGTGAACCTCTACAGAGATGAAAAGCAGGAGAACCATAGCAGCCTGGTCTCCCTTG GTGGTGAAATACAGACTAAGAGCAGGGACTTGCCTCCAGTCAAGAAGCTTCCAGAAAAGGAGCATGGGAAGATATGCCACCTGAGGGAAGACATTGCCCAGATTCCTACACATGCAGAAGCTGGTGAACAGGAGGGCAGGttacaaagaaagcagaaaaatgccATAGGGAGTAGGCGACATTATTGCCATGAATGTGGAAAGAGTTTTGCTCAAAGTTCAGGCCTGACTAAACACAGGAGAATccacactggtgagaaaccctatgaatgtgaAGACTGTGGAAAGACCTTCATTGGGAGCTCTGCCCTTGTCATTCATCAGAGAGTCCACACTGGTGAGAAGCCATATGAGTGTGAAGAATGTGGTAAGGTCTTCAGTCACAGCTCAAACCTTATCAAACACCAGAGAACCCACACTGGGGAGAAGCCCTATGAGTGTGATGACTGTGGGAAGACCTTCAGCCAGAGCTGCAGCCTCCTTGAACATCACAAAATTCATACTGGGGAGAAGCCATACCAGTGCAATAtgtgtggcaaagcctttaggcGGAATTCACATCTCCTGAGACATCAGAGGATTcatggtgataaaaatgttcagaaTCCTGAGCACGGGGAGTCCTGGGAAAGTCAGGGTAGGACGGAAAGCCAGTGGGAAAATACTGAGGCTCCCGTGTCTTATAAATGTAATGAGTGTGAGAGAAGTTTCACACGGAATAGAAGTCTTATTGAACATCAGAAAATccacactggtgagaaaccctatcAGTGTGACACATGTGGAAAAGGTTTCACTCGAACTTCATACCTTGTTCAACATCAGAGAAGCCATGTAGGGAAAAAAACTCTTTCACAGTGA
- the ZKSCAN4 gene encoding zinc finger protein with KRAB and SCAN domains 4 isoform X2: MAREPRKNAALDAQSAEDQTGLLTVKVEKEEASALTAEVRAPCSPARGPERSRQRFRGFRYPEAAGPREALSRLRELCGQWLQPEMHSKEQILELLVLEQFLTILPGNLQSWVPVGDQGQELLCCKMALLTQTQGSQSSQCQPMKALFKHESLGSQPLHDRVLQVPGLAQGGCCREDAMVASRLTPGSQGLLKMEDVALTLTPGWTQLDSSQVNLYRDEKQENHSSLVSLGGEIQTKSRDLPPVKKLPEKEHGKICHLREDIAQIPTHAEAGEQEGRLQRKQKNAIGSRRHYCHECGKSFAQSSGLTKHRRIHTGEKPYECEDCGKTFIGSSALVIHQRVHTGEKPYECEECGKVFSHSSNLIKHQRTHTGEKPYECDDCGKTFSQSCSLLEHHKIHTGEKPYQCNMCGKAFRRNSHLLRHQRIHGDKNVQNPEHGESWESQGRTESQWENTEAPVSYKCNECERSFTRNRSLIEHQKIHTGEKPYQCDTCGKGFTRTSYLVQHQRSHVGKKTLSQ, translated from the exons ATGGCTAGAGAACCGAGAAAAAACGCAGCCCTGGACGCCCAGTCTGCAGAAGACCAGACGGGGCTCCTGACCGTGaaggtggagaaggaggaagCCTCCGCCTTGACGGCGGAGGTGAGAGCACCCTGCAGCCCTGCTCGGGGCCCCGAACGCTCCCGCCAGCGCTTCCGAGGCTTCCGCTACCCGGAGGCTGCGGGCCCCCGCGAGGCGTTGAGCCGGCTCCGAGAACTCTGCGGACAATGGCTGCAGCCTGAGATGCACAGCAAGGAGCAGATCCTGGAGCTGCTGGTGCTGGAGCAGTTCCTGACCATCCTGCCGGGGAATCTGCAGAGCTGG GTTCCCGTTGGTGACCAGGGGCAAGAACTGCTCTGTTGCAAGATGGCACTATTGACACAAACTCAAGGGTCTCAAAGTAGCCAGTGCCAGCCAATGAAGGCTCTGTTCAAGCATGAATCTCTGGGATCCCAGCCCTTACACGATAGAG ttcTCCAGGTTCCTGGGCTTGCCCAGGGAGGGTGCTGCAGAGAAGATGCAATGGTAGCTTCCAGGCTCACTCCAGGGTCCCAG GGTTTGCTGAAAATGGAAGATGTGGCCCTGACCCTCACTCCTGGGTGGACACAGCTGGATTCATCTCAGGTGAACCTCTACAGAGATGAAAAGCAGGAGAACCATAGCAGCCTGGTCTCCCTTG GTGGTGAAATACAGACTAAGAGCAGGGACTTGCCTCCAGTCAAGAAGCTTCCAGAAAAGGAGCATGGGAAGATATGCCACCTGAGGGAAGACATTGCCCAGATTCCTACACATGCAGAAGCTGGTGAACAGGAGGGCAGGttacaaagaaagcagaaaaatgccATAGGGAGTAGGCGACATTATTGCCATGAATGTGGAAAGAGTTTTGCTCAAAGTTCAGGCCTGACTAAACACAGGAGAATccacactggtgagaaaccctatgaatgtgaAGACTGTGGAAAGACCTTCATTGGGAGCTCTGCCCTTGTCATTCATCAGAGAGTCCACACTGGTGAGAAGCCATATGAGTGTGAAGAATGTGGTAAGGTCTTCAGTCACAGCTCAAACCTTATCAAACACCAGAGAACCCACACTGGGGAGAAGCCCTATGAGTGTGATGACTGTGGGAAGACCTTCAGCCAGAGCTGCAGCCTCCTTGAACATCACAAAATTCATACTGGGGAGAAGCCATACCAGTGCAATAtgtgtggcaaagcctttaggcGGAATTCACATCTCCTGAGACATCAGAGGATTcatggtgataaaaatgttcagaaTCCTGAGCACGGGGAGTCCTGGGAAAGTCAGGGTAGGACGGAAAGCCAGTGGGAAAATACTGAGGCTCCCGTGTCTTATAAATGTAATGAGTGTGAGAGAAGTTTCACACGGAATAGAAGTCTTATTGAACATCAGAAAATccacactggtgagaaaccctatcAGTGTGACACATGTGGAAAAGGTTTCACTCGAACTTCATACCTTGTTCAACATCAGAGAAGCCATGTAGGGAAAAAAACTCTTTCACAGTGA
- the ZKSCAN4 gene encoding zinc finger protein with KRAB and SCAN domains 4 isoform X3 → MAREPRKNAALDAQSAEDQTGLLTVKVEKEEASALTAEVPVGDQGQELLCCKMALLTQTQGSQSSQCQPMKALFKHESLGSQPLHDRVLQVPGLAQGGCCREDAMVASRLTPGSQGLLKMEDVALTLTPGWTQLDSSQVNLYRDEKQENHSSLVSLGGEIQTKSRDLPPVKKLPEKEHGKICHLREDIAQIPTHAEAGEQEGRLQRKQKNAIGSRRHYCHECGKSFAQSSGLTKHRRIHTGEKPYECEDCGKTFIGSSALVIHQRVHTGEKPYECEECGKVFSHSSNLIKHQRTHTGEKPYECDDCGKTFSQSCSLLEHHKIHTGEKPYQCNMCGKAFRRNSHLLRHQRIHGDKNVQNPEHGESWESQGRTESQWENTEAPVSYKCNECERSFTRNRSLIEHQKIHTGEKPYQCDTCGKGFTRTSYLVQHQRSHVGKKTLSQ, encoded by the exons ATGGCTAGAGAACCGAGAAAAAACGCAGCCCTGGACGCCCAGTCTGCAGAAGACCAGACGGGGCTCCTGACCGTGaaggtggagaaggaggaagCCTCCGCCTTGACGGCGGAG GTTCCCGTTGGTGACCAGGGGCAAGAACTGCTCTGTTGCAAGATGGCACTATTGACACAAACTCAAGGGTCTCAAAGTAGCCAGTGCCAGCCAATGAAGGCTCTGTTCAAGCATGAATCTCTGGGATCCCAGCCCTTACACGATAGAG ttcTCCAGGTTCCTGGGCTTGCCCAGGGAGGGTGCTGCAGAGAAGATGCAATGGTAGCTTCCAGGCTCACTCCAGGGTCCCAG GGTTTGCTGAAAATGGAAGATGTGGCCCTGACCCTCACTCCTGGGTGGACACAGCTGGATTCATCTCAGGTGAACCTCTACAGAGATGAAAAGCAGGAGAACCATAGCAGCCTGGTCTCCCTTG GTGGTGAAATACAGACTAAGAGCAGGGACTTGCCTCCAGTCAAGAAGCTTCCAGAAAAGGAGCATGGGAAGATATGCCACCTGAGGGAAGACATTGCCCAGATTCCTACACATGCAGAAGCTGGTGAACAGGAGGGCAGGttacaaagaaagcagaaaaatgccATAGGGAGTAGGCGACATTATTGCCATGAATGTGGAAAGAGTTTTGCTCAAAGTTCAGGCCTGACTAAACACAGGAGAATccacactggtgagaaaccctatgaatgtgaAGACTGTGGAAAGACCTTCATTGGGAGCTCTGCCCTTGTCATTCATCAGAGAGTCCACACTGGTGAGAAGCCATATGAGTGTGAAGAATGTGGTAAGGTCTTCAGTCACAGCTCAAACCTTATCAAACACCAGAGAACCCACACTGGGGAGAAGCCCTATGAGTGTGATGACTGTGGGAAGACCTTCAGCCAGAGCTGCAGCCTCCTTGAACATCACAAAATTCATACTGGGGAGAAGCCATACCAGTGCAATAtgtgtggcaaagcctttaggcGGAATTCACATCTCCTGAGACATCAGAGGATTcatggtgataaaaatgttcagaaTCCTGAGCACGGGGAGTCCTGGGAAAGTCAGGGTAGGACGGAAAGCCAGTGGGAAAATACTGAGGCTCCCGTGTCTTATAAATGTAATGAGTGTGAGAGAAGTTTCACACGGAATAGAAGTCTTATTGAACATCAGAAAATccacactggtgagaaaccctatcAGTGTGACACATGTGGAAAAGGTTTCACTCGAACTTCATACCTTGTTCAACATCAGAGAAGCCATGTAGGGAAAAAAACTCTTTCACAGTGA
- the ZKSCAN4 gene encoding zinc finger protein with KRAB and SCAN domains 4 isoform 1 (isoform 1 is encoded by transcript variant 1) has product MAREPRKNAALDAQSAEDQTGLLTVKVEKEEASALTAEVRAPCSPARGPERSRQRFRGFRYPEAAGPREALSRLRELCGQWLQPEMHSKEQILELLVLEQFLTILPGNLQSWVREQHPESGEEVVVLLEYLERQLDEPAPQVPVGDQGQELLCCKMALLTQTQGSQSSQCQPMKALFKHESLGSQPLHDRVLQVPGLAQGGCCREDAMVASRLTPGSQGLLKMEDVALTLTPGWTQLDSSQVNLYRDEKQENHSSLVSLGGEIQTKSRDLPPVKKLPEKEHGKICHLREDIAQIPTHAEAGEQEGRLQRKQKNAIGSRRHYCHECGKSFAQSSGLTKHRRIHTGEKPYECEDCGKTFIGSSALVIHQRVHTGEKPYECEECGKVFSHSSNLIKHQRTHTGEKPYECDDCGKTFSQSCSLLEHHKIHTGEKPYQCNMCGKAFRRNSHLLRHQRIHGDKNVQNPEHGESWESQGRTESQWENTEAPVSYKCNECERSFTRNRSLIEHQKIHTGEKPYQCDTCGKGFTRTSYLVQHQRSHVGKKTLSQ; this is encoded by the exons ATGGCTAGAGAACCGAGAAAAAACGCAGCCCTGGACGCCCAGTCTGCAGAAGACCAGACGGGGCTCCTGACCGTGaaggtggagaaggaggaagCCTCCGCCTTGACGGCGGAGGTGAGAGCACCCTGCAGCCCTGCTCGGGGCCCCGAACGCTCCCGCCAGCGCTTCCGAGGCTTCCGCTACCCGGAGGCTGCGGGCCCCCGCGAGGCGTTGAGCCGGCTCCGAGAACTCTGCGGACAATGGCTGCAGCCTGAGATGCACAGCAAGGAGCAGATCCTGGAGCTGCTGGTGCTGGAGCAGTTCCTGACCATCCTGCCGGGGAATCTGCAGAGCTGGGTGCGGGAGCAGCATCCAGAGAGcggggaggaggtggtggtgctATTGGAGTATTTGGAGAGGCAGCTGGATGAGCCGGCGCCGCAG GTTCCCGTTGGTGACCAGGGGCAAGAACTGCTCTGTTGCAAGATGGCACTATTGACACAAACTCAAGGGTCTCAAAGTAGCCAGTGCCAGCCAATGAAGGCTCTGTTCAAGCATGAATCTCTGGGATCCCAGCCCTTACACGATAGAG ttcTCCAGGTTCCTGGGCTTGCCCAGGGAGGGTGCTGCAGAGAAGATGCAATGGTAGCTTCCAGGCTCACTCCAGGGTCCCAG GGTTTGCTGAAAATGGAAGATGTGGCCCTGACCCTCACTCCTGGGTGGACACAGCTGGATTCATCTCAGGTGAACCTCTACAGAGATGAAAAGCAGGAGAACCATAGCAGCCTGGTCTCCCTTG GTGGTGAAATACAGACTAAGAGCAGGGACTTGCCTCCAGTCAAGAAGCTTCCAGAAAAGGAGCATGGGAAGATATGCCACCTGAGGGAAGACATTGCCCAGATTCCTACACATGCAGAAGCTGGTGAACAGGAGGGCAGGttacaaagaaagcagaaaaatgccATAGGGAGTAGGCGACATTATTGCCATGAATGTGGAAAGAGTTTTGCTCAAAGTTCAGGCCTGACTAAACACAGGAGAATccacactggtgagaaaccctatgaatgtgaAGACTGTGGAAAGACCTTCATTGGGAGCTCTGCCCTTGTCATTCATCAGAGAGTCCACACTGGTGAGAAGCCATATGAGTGTGAAGAATGTGGTAAGGTCTTCAGTCACAGCTCAAACCTTATCAAACACCAGAGAACCCACACTGGGGAGAAGCCCTATGAGTGTGATGACTGTGGGAAGACCTTCAGCCAGAGCTGCAGCCTCCTTGAACATCACAAAATTCATACTGGGGAGAAGCCATACCAGTGCAATAtgtgtggcaaagcctttaggcGGAATTCACATCTCCTGAGACATCAGAGGATTcatggtgataaaaatgttcagaaTCCTGAGCACGGGGAGTCCTGGGAAAGTCAGGGTAGGACGGAAAGCCAGTGGGAAAATACTGAGGCTCCCGTGTCTTATAAATGTAATGAGTGTGAGAGAAGTTTCACACGGAATAGAAGTCTTATTGAACATCAGAAAATccacactggtgagaaaccctatcAGTGTGACACATGTGGAAAAGGTTTCACTCGAACTTCATACCTTGTTCAACATCAGAGAAGCCATGTAGGGAAAAAAACTCTTTCACAGTGA
- the ZKSCAN4 gene encoding zinc finger protein with KRAB and SCAN domains 4 isoform X5, whose translation MALLTQTQGSQSSQCQPMKALFKHESLGSQPLHDRVLQVPGLAQGGCCREDAMVASRLTPGSQGLLKMEDVALTLTPGWTQLDSSQVNLYRDEKQENHSSLVSLGGEIQTKSRDLPPVKKLPEKEHGKICHLREDIAQIPTHAEAGEQEGRLQRKQKNAIGSRRHYCHECGKSFAQSSGLTKHRRIHTGEKPYECEDCGKTFIGSSALVIHQRVHTGEKPYECEECGKVFSHSSNLIKHQRTHTGEKPYECDDCGKTFSQSCSLLEHHKIHTGEKPYQCNMCGKAFRRNSHLLRHQRIHGDKNVQNPEHGESWESQGRTESQWENTEAPVSYKCNECERSFTRNRSLIEHQKIHTGEKPYQCDTCGKGFTRTSYLVQHQRSHVGKKTLSQ comes from the exons ATGGCACTATTGACACAAACTCAAGGGTCTCAAAGTAGCCAGTGCCAGCCAATGAAGGCTCTGTTCAAGCATGAATCTCTGGGATCCCAGCCCTTACACGATAGAG ttcTCCAGGTTCCTGGGCTTGCCCAGGGAGGGTGCTGCAGAGAAGATGCAATGGTAGCTTCCAGGCTCACTCCAGGGTCCCAG GGTTTGCTGAAAATGGAAGATGTGGCCCTGACCCTCACTCCTGGGTGGACACAGCTGGATTCATCTCAGGTGAACCTCTACAGAGATGAAAAGCAGGAGAACCATAGCAGCCTGGTCTCCCTTG GTGGTGAAATACAGACTAAGAGCAGGGACTTGCCTCCAGTCAAGAAGCTTCCAGAAAAGGAGCATGGGAAGATATGCCACCTGAGGGAAGACATTGCCCAGATTCCTACACATGCAGAAGCTGGTGAACAGGAGGGCAGGttacaaagaaagcagaaaaatgccATAGGGAGTAGGCGACATTATTGCCATGAATGTGGAAAGAGTTTTGCTCAAAGTTCAGGCCTGACTAAACACAGGAGAATccacactggtgagaaaccctatgaatgtgaAGACTGTGGAAAGACCTTCATTGGGAGCTCTGCCCTTGTCATTCATCAGAGAGTCCACACTGGTGAGAAGCCATATGAGTGTGAAGAATGTGGTAAGGTCTTCAGTCACAGCTCAAACCTTATCAAACACCAGAGAACCCACACTGGGGAGAAGCCCTATGAGTGTGATGACTGTGGGAAGACCTTCAGCCAGAGCTGCAGCCTCCTTGAACATCACAAAATTCATACTGGGGAGAAGCCATACCAGTGCAATAtgtgtggcaaagcctttaggcGGAATTCACATCTCCTGAGACATCAGAGGATTcatggtgataaaaatgttcagaaTCCTGAGCACGGGGAGTCCTGGGAAAGTCAGGGTAGGACGGAAAGCCAGTGGGAAAATACTGAGGCTCCCGTGTCTTATAAATGTAATGAGTGTGAGAGAAGTTTCACACGGAATAGAAGTCTTATTGAACATCAGAAAATccacactggtgagaaaccctatcAGTGTGACACATGTGGAAAAGGTTTCACTCGAACTTCATACCTTGTTCAACATCAGAGAAGCCATGTAGGGAAAAAAACTCTTTCACAGTGA